From Pagrus major chromosome 18, Pma_NU_1.0, a single genomic window includes:
- the LOC141013518 gene encoding protocadherin beta-16-like yields the protein MKRQVLLLFSIVCLGSVTGQVSYSIPEEMAKGSLVGNIAQDLGLDVRRLKSGKARIYTGDSVQYIELNRERGVLLIKEKIDREALCRQTTPCALHFQITLENPLELFPVTVEITDINDNAPVFQKEERRFEISESAVVGSKFMLEKAMDPDIGQNGLQRYTLKPTDNFVLKLHSQSDGSKKVEMILQKPLDREKQEHISLVLTAEDGGEPQMTGTMQIYVTVLDINDNAPVFSKAVYKASITENSAIGTLVTKISASDADKGSNGEVTYVIGNSMDTVSKLFHISSEGDVILDGPIDYEREKNYHIDIEAIDLGGLSDSSKIIIDVIDVNDNSPVVNMISTSGSIPENSAHKTVIALMSVNDPDSETNGKVQCVINENIPFTITPTSSNFYSIVTDSDLDRERASEYNISVTCSDEGVPSLSSSVTLTLQISDVNDNAPVFERSSYEAYIVENNTPGLSIFTVKARDADWNQNARVSYILEDSSVNGVPVSSYVSVSADSGVIHAVRSFDYEQIKDFQFRVKAQDGGSPPLSSNVSVKIMIQDQNDNPPQVLYPVQTGGSLVAEMVPRSADVGYLVTKVVAVDVDSGQNAWLSYKLQKATDRALFEVGLQNGEIRTIRQVTDKDAVKQRLTVIVEDNGQPSRSATVIVNVAVADSFPEVLSEFTDFPQDKEYNDNLTFYLVLALAVVSFLFITCLVVIISVKIYRWRQSRVLYHSSLPVIPYYPPRYSDTLGTGTLPHVYNYEVCRTTDSRRSDCKFGRAGSQNVLIMDPSSAGTMQRMQSEKSILDEPDSPLEVRLLQF from the coding sequence ATGAAACGGCAAGTACTGTTGTTGTTCTCCATCGTCTGCCTCGGTTCTGTGACCGGGCAGGTCAGCTACTCGATTCCGGAGGAAATGGCTAAAGGCTCTTTGGTCGGCAACATAGCACAAGATTTAGGTTTAGATGTCAGACGGCTTAAGTCAGGTAAAGCTCGTATATATACGGGAGACAGTGTTCAGTACATCGAGCTGAATAGAGAGAGGGGAGTCCTccttattaaagaaaaaatagacCGCGAAGcgctctgcagacagacaacGCCTTGCGCTTTGCATTTTCAAATTACGTTAGAGAACCCACTGGAATTATTCCCTGTTACTGTTGAAATCACAGATATTAACGACAATGCTCCAGTATTtcaaaaggaggagaggaggtttGAAATAAGCGAGTCAGCGGTCGTCGGCTCTAAATTCATGCTAGAGAAGGCAATGGACCCTGATATCGGACAGAATGGTCTGCAGAGATACACTCTGAAGCCGACTGACAATTTTGTGCTTAAACTGCACAGTCAGTCTGATGGAAGCAAAAAGGTAGAAATGATTTTACAAAAGCCGttagacagagagaaacaagaaCACATATCTTTAGTTTTGACAGCGGAGGATGGAGGAGAACCTCAAATGACTGGAACAATGCAGATTTATGTCACTGTGTTGGATATAAACGACAATGCTCCTGTTTTTAGTAAAGCCGTTTACAAAGCAAGCATTACAGAAAACTCGGCTATAGGAACACTTGTTACTAAGATCAGTGCTTCTGATGCAGACAAAGGCTCAAATGGAGAGGTGACCTACGTCATCGGGAATAGCATGGACACTGTGTCAAAGCTATTTCACATTAGTAGTGAGGGAGATGTGATACTAGATGGTCCAATAGActatgagagagaaaaaaattatCACATCGATATAGAGGCGATTGATCTAGGCGGACTCTCTGATTCTAGTAAGATAATAATTGATGTGATTGACGTGAATGATAATAGTCCTGTTGTAAATATGATATCAACATCGGGCTCAATACCAGAGAATTCAGCCCACAAAACAGTAATAGCTTTAATGAGTGTAAATGACCCTGATTCTGAAACCAATGGGAAAGTCCAGTGTGTGATTAATGAAAATATACCATTTACAATTACACCTACATCGAGTAATTTCTATAGCATCGTAACAGACAGTGAtctagacagagagagagcctcTGAGTATAATATTAGTGTGACCTGCTCTGATGAAGGAGTGCCCTCCCTCTCCAGCAGCGTCACTCTCACCTTACAGATCtctgatgtgaatgacaacgcGCCTGTCTTTGAGAGGAGCTCATATGAGGCCTACATTGTAGAAAACAACACACCAGGCCTCTCTATATTCACAGTGAAAGCCAGAGACGCTGATTGGAACCAGAATGCTCGTGTTTCTTACATCCTGGAGGACTCCTCTGTTAACGGAGTGCCAGTCTCCTCATATGTGTCCGTCAGTGCTGATAGTGGAGTCATCCATGCAGTGCGCTCTTTTGACTACGAGCAGATCAAAGATTTCCAGTTCCGCGTCAAAGCGCAGGATGGAGGCTCTCCTCCACTCAGCAgtaatgtgagtgtgaaaataatgATCCAGGACCAGAACGACAACCCCCCTCAGGTTCTGTACCCAGTCCAGACTGGTGGCTCTCTGGTGGCTGAAATGGTGCCTCGTTCAGCAGATGTGGGCTACCTGGTGACTAAAGTGGTGGCTGTTGATGTGGACTCTGGACAGAATGCCTGGCTCTCCTACAAACTGCAGAAAGCTACAGACAGGGCGCTGTTTGAAGTGGGCTTACAGAATGGAGAAATCAGAACTATCCGCCAGGTGACTGATAAAGATGCtgtgaaacagagactgactgtTATAGTGGAGGACAACGGGCAGCCCTCTCGTTCAGCTACAGTCATTGTGAACGTGGCGGTGGCGGACAGCTTCCCTGAAGTGCTGTCGGAGTTCACTGACTTTCCTCAGGACAAGGAGTACAATGACAACCTGACTTTTTACTTAGTGCTGGCTTTGGCTGTAGTGTCCTTCCTGTTCATCACGTGTTTAGTGGTTATTATATCAGTGAAAATCtacagatggagacagtctCGCGTCCTGTATCACTCTAGTCTCCCTGTGATTCCATATTATCCTCCACGTTACTCAGACACTTTGGGGACAGGGACTCTCCCACACGTGTACAACTACGAGGTGTGCAGGACGACTGACTCCAGAAGGAGTGACTGTAAGTTCGGCAGAGCTGGTAGTCAGAACGTGTTGATAATGGACCCCAGTTCTGCAGGGACGATGCAGCGGATGCAGAGTGAGAAGAGCATCCTGGATGAACCAGACTCTCCTCTAGAGGTTAGACTGTTACAATTCTAA
- the LOC141013520 gene encoding protocadherin beta-16-like translates to MRRQVLLFFSVLCLSSVLGQVSYSIPEEMAKGSLVGNIAQDLGLDLKRLQAGRARIHTGDSAEYIQLNKEKGLLVIKERIDREALCGQTTPCALHFQIALENPIEIFPITVEITDINDNAPVFDKEERRFEISESAVIGSKFMLEKAIDPDIGLNGLQSYVLKPNDNFILKLHSQSDGGKKVEMILQKPLDREKQEFASLLFTAVDGGEPQRSGTMQIHITVLDVNDNAPVFTQNIYKASVKENSPTGTLITKVSASDADKGSNGEVSYVIGNSMRSVSKLFHVTEDGHLILNGPIDYEKAKKYEIDIEAVDKGGLSDSSKVIIDVGDINDNSPVINMISSSNSVGEDSRLNTVVAVMSVNDPDSEENGKVRCSINKNIPFTITPSSSTFYSIVTDSDLDRERASEYNISVTCSDEGVPSLSSSVTLTLQISDVNDNAPVFERSSYEAYIVENNTPGLSIFTVRARDADWNQNARVSYILEDSSVNGVPVSSYVSVSADSGVIHAVRSFDYEQIKDFQFRVKAQDGGSPPLSSNVSVKIMIQDQNDNPPQVLYPVQTGGSLVAEMVPRSADVGYLVTKVVAVDVDSGQNAWLSYKLQKATDRALFEVGLQNGEIRTIRQVTDKDAVKQRLTVIVEDNGQPSRSATVIVNVAVADSFPEVLSEFTDFPHDKEYNDNLTFYLVLALAVVSFLFITCLVVIISVKIYRWRQSRVLYHSSLPVIPYYPPRYSDTLGTGTLPHVYNYEVCRTTDSRRSDCKFGGAGSQNVLIMDPSSTGTMQRMQSEKSILDEPDSPLEVR, encoded by the coding sequence ATGAGACGGCAAGTACTGTTGTTTTTCTCGGTCCTCTGTCTCAGTTCAGTGCTCGGCCAGGTCAGCTACTCGATTCCCGAGGAAATGGCCAAAGGCTCCTTGGTCGGTAACATAGCTCAGGATTTAGGTTTAGATCTGAAACGACTGCAAGCTGGCAGAGCTCGTATCCACACAGGAGACAGTGCAGAATACATTCAGCTTAACAAGGAAAAAGGGCTCCTCGTTATCAAAGAGAGAATAGACCGCGAAGCTCTCTGTGGCCAGACAACGCCTTGCGCTTTGCATTTTCAGATTGCCTTAGAAAACCCAATAGAAATATTCCCGATTACTGTCGAAATCACAGATATTAATGACAATGCTCCCGTTTTCGACAAGGAAGAGAGGAGGTTTGAAATAAGCGAGTCTGCAGTCATCGGCTCTAAGTTCATGCTAGAGAAAGCAATCGACCCTGATATAGGGCTGAATGGTCTTCAAAGCTATGTACTGAAACCTAATGATAATTTCATACTTAAATTGCATAGTCAGTCTGATGGCGGTAAGAAGGTCGAAATGATTTTACAGAAGCCTCTGGATAGAGAGAAACAGGAGTTTGCATCATTACTGTTTACGGCTGTAGATGGAGGAGAGCCGCAGAGGTCTGGGACCATGCAGATTCATATTACTGTATTAGACGTTAATGATAATGCTCCTGTTTTTACgcaaaacatttacaaagcaAGTGTCAAAGAAAACTCCCCCACAGGAACACTCATAACAAAAGTGAGTGCCTCCGATGCAGACAAAGGCTCGAATGGAGAGGTTAGCTACGTAATTGGAAATAGCATGAGGAGCGTTTCAAAATTATTCCATGTTACTGAAGACGGCCATCTCATATTAAACGGGCCTATTGATTATGAAAAAGCTAAGAAATACGAGATTGATATAGAGGCGGTTGACAAAGGCGGTTTATCTGATTCAAGTAAAGTAATCATTGATGTAGGTGACATTAATGACAATAGTCCTGTTATTAATATGATTTCATCGTCAAATTCAGTCGGAGAAGATTCTCGTCTCAACACAGTGGTAGCTGTAATGAGTGTAAATGATCCTGATTCTGAGGAAAACGGGAAGGTCCGATGttcaattaataaaaatataccaTTTACAATTACACCTTCATCGAGCACTTTCTATAGCATCGTGACAGACAGTGatctggacagagagagagcctcTGAGTATAATATTAGTGTGACCTGCTCTGATGAGGGAGTGCCCTCCCTCTCCAGCAGCGTCACTCTCACCTTACAGATCtctgatgtgaatgacaacgcGCCTGTCTTTGAGAGGAGCTCATATGAGGCCTACATTGTAGAAAACAACACACCAGGCCTCTCTATATTCACAGTGAGAGCCAGAGACGCTGACTGGAACCAGAATGCTCGTGTTTCTTACATCCTGGAGGACTCCTCTGTTAACGGAGTGCCAGTCTCCTCATATGTGTCCGTCAGTGCTGATAGTGGAGTCATCCATGCAGTGCGCTCTTTTGACTACGAGCAGATCAAAGATTTCCAGTTCCGCGTCAAAGCGCAGGATGGAGGCTCTCCTCCACTCAGTAgtaatgtgagtgtgaaaataatgATCCAGGACCAGAACGACAACCCTCCTCAGGTTCTGTACCCAGTCCAGACTGGTGGCTCTCTGGTGGCTGAAATGGTGCCTCGTTCAGCAGATGTGGGCTATCTGGTGACTAAAGTGGTGGCTGTTGATGTGGACTCTGGACAGAATGCCTGGCTCTCTTATAAACTGCAGAAAGCCACAGACAGGGCGCTGTTTGAAGTGGGCTTACAGAATGGAGAAATCAGAACTATCCGCCAGGTGACTGATAAAGATGCTGTGAAACAAAGACTGACTGTTATAGTGGAGGACAACGGGCAGCCCTCTCGTTCAGCTACAGTCATTGTTAACGTGGCGGTGGCGGACAGCTTCCCTGAAGTGCTGTCGGAGTTCACTGACTTTCCTCACGACAAGGAGTACAATGACAACCTGACTTTTTACTTAGTGCTGGCTTTGGCTGTAGTGTCCTTCCTGTTCATCACGTGTTTAGTGGTTATTATATCAGTGAAAATCtacagatggagacagtctCGCGTCCTGTATCACTCCAGTCTCCCTGTGATTCCATATTATCCTCCACGTTACTCAGACACTTTGGGGACAGGGACTCTCCCACACGTGTACAACTACGAGGTGTGCAGGACGACTGACTCCAGAAGGAGTGACTGTAAGTTCGGCGGAGCTGGTAGTCAGAACGTGCTGATAATGGACCCCAGTTCTACAGGGACGATGCAGCGGATGCAGAGTGAGAAGAGCATCCTGGATGAACCAGACTCTCCTCTAGAGGTTAGATAG
- the LOC141013521 gene encoding protocadherin beta-16-like, with translation MRRQVLLFMSILSLSSVFGQVSYSIPEEMAKGSLVGNIAQDLGLDVKRLRLGNARVYSGDSREYIELNSERGVLLIKERIDREALCGETTPCAVHFQIVLENPMEFYSVTVEITDINDNAPSFEKSDMKFRISESAVVGAKFVLERAVDLDVGTNSLQSYVLKPSDNFLLKLHSQADGTKNVEMVLQKPLDREKNEFMSLALTALDGGEPQMSGTMQILITVLDVNDNAPVFTQPIYKGTVAENAAKGTIVTTVSASDADQGLNGKITYAITNTFDDVRQMFEVNEENGEVRLMGRLDYEKKRNFQINVRAMDNGGLTDSCKVIVDVVDINDNEPTIKIMSKSAVISESANPNTVVTMINIQDPDSGENGKVQCFINENIPFVLKSTSNNFYSLVTDSDLDRERASEYNISVTCSDEGVPSLSSSVTLTLQISDVNDNAPVFERSSYEAYIVENNTPGLSIFTVKARDADWNQNARVSYILEDSSVNGVPVSSYVSVSADSGVIHAVRSFDYEQIKDFQFRVKAQDGGSPPLSSNVSVKIMIQDQNDNPPQVLYPVQTGGSLVAEMVPRSADVGYLVTKVVAVDVDSGQNAWLSYKLQKATDRALFEVGLQNGEIRTIRQVTDKDAVKQRLTVIVEDNGQPSRSATVIVNVAVADSFPEVLSEFTDFPHDKEYNDNLTFYLVLALAVVSFLFITCLVVIISVKIYRWRQSRVLYHSSLPVIPYYPPRYSDTLGTGTLPHVYNYEVCRTTDSRKSDCKFGRAGSQNVLIMDPNSTGTMQRMQSEKSILDEPDSPLEVRMC, from the coding sequence ATGAGACGGCAAGTACTGTTGTTTATGTCGATCCTCTCTCTCAGTTCAGTCTTCGGACAGGTCAGCTACTCCATTCCGGAGGAAATGGCGAAAGGCTCTTTAGTTGGTAATATAGCTCAAGATTTAGGATTAGATGTGAAACGACTGAGGTTGGGTAACGCTCGTGTTTATTCTGGTGATAGCAGAGAATACATCGAGCTGAACAGCGAAAGAGGAGTCCTCCTCATCAAGGAGAGAATAGACAGAGAGGCGTTGTGCGGTGAAACGACACCTTGTGCAGTTCATTTTCAGATTGTGTTAGAGAACCCGATGGAATTTTACAGCGTAACAGTTGAAATCACAGATATTAACGATAACGCACCATCTTTCGAAAAGAGCGACATGAAATTCAGAATAAGTGAGTCTGCAGTCGTTGGAGCAAAATTTGTACTAGAAAGAGCTGTGGATTTAGATGTAGGTACAAATAGTCTCCAAAGCTACGTGCTCAAGCCCAGTGATAATTTCTTACTGAAACTGCACAGCCAGGCCGACGGTACAAAGAATGTTGAAATGGTTTTACAAAAACCtctggacagagagaaaaatgagtTCATGTCTTTGGCGTTAACGGCTTTAGATGGTGGAGAGCCGCAGATGTCAGGAACAATGCAGATTCTCATCACAGTGTTGGATGTGAATGACAATGCTCCTGTCTTTACACAGCCGATATACAAAGGCACTGTAGCTGAAAATGCTGCGAAAGGCACAATAGTGACGACTGTCAGTGCCTCAGATGCTGATCAGGGTTTAAACGGTAAAATAACTTATGCAATCACAAATACTTTTGATGACGTCAGACAAATGTTTGAAGTAAATGAGGAAAATGGCGAAGTTAGGTTGATGGGGCGGTTAGattatgaaaagaaaagaaattttCAGATCAATGTACGTGCAATGGATAATGGGGGACTAACGGATTCTTGTAAGGTGATTGTGGATGTCGTCGATATAAATGACAATGAACCAACGATTAAAATCATGTCTAAATCAGCTGTTATATCAGAGAGTGCGAACCCCAACACAGTCGTTACAATGATTAACATCCAAGACCCAGACTCAGGTGAAAATGGTAAAGTTCAGTGTTTCATAAATGAGAATATTCCTTTCGTATTGAAATCAACATCAAATAATTTCTATAGTTTAGTGACAGACAGTGatctggacagagagagagcctcTGAGTATAATATTAGTGTGACCTGCTCTGATGAGGGAGTGCCCTCCCTCTCCAGCAGCGTCACTCTCACCTTACAGATCtctgatgtgaatgacaacgcGCCTGTCTTTGAGAGGAGCTCATATGAGGCCTACATTGTAGAAAACAACACACCAGGCCTCTCTATATTCACAGTGAAAGCCAGAGATGCTGACTGGAACCAGAATGCTCGTGTTTCTTACATCCTGGAGGACTCCTCTGTTAACGGAGTGCCAGTCTCCTCATATGTGTCCGTCAGTGCTGATAGTGGAGTCATCCATGCAGTGCGCTCTTTTGACTACGAGCAGATCAAAGATTTCCAGTTCCGCGTCAAAGCGCAGGATGGAGGCTCTCCTCCACTCAGTAgtaatgtgagtgtgaaaataatgATCCAGGACCAGAACGACAACCCCCCTCAGGTTCTGTACCCAGTCCAGACTGGTGGCTCTCTGGTGGCTGAAATGGTGCCTCGTTCAGCAGATGTGGGCTACCTGGTGACTAAAGTGGTGGCTGTTGATGTGGACTCTGGACAGAATGCCTGGCTCTCCTATAAACTGCAGAAAGCCACAGACAGGGCGCTGTTTGAAGTGGGCTTACAGAATGGAGAAATCAGAACTATCCGCCAGGTGACTGATAAAGATGCtgtgaaacagagactgactgtTATAGTGGAGGACAACGGGCAGCCCTCTCGTTCAGCTACAGTCATTGTTAACGTGGCGGTGGCGGACAGCTTCCCTGAAGTGCTGTCGGAGTTCACTGACTTTCCTCACGACAAGGAGTACAATGACAACCTGACTTTTTACTTAGTGCTGGCTTTGGCTGTAGTGTCCTTCCTGTTCATCACGTGTTTAGTGGTTATTATATCAGTGAAAATCtacagatggagacagtctCGCGTCCTGTATCACTCCAGTCTCCCTGTGATTCCATATTATCCACCACGTTACTCAGACACTTTGGGGACAGGGACTCTCCCACACGTGTACAACTACGAGGTGTGCAGGACGACTGACTCCAGAAAGAGTGACTGTAAGTTCGGCAGAGCTGGTAGTCAGAACGTGTTGATAATGGACCCCAATTCTACAGGGACGATGCAGCGGATGCAGAGTGAGAAGAGCATCCTGGATGAACCAGACTCTCCTCTAGAGGTTAGAATGTGCTAG